One window of Campylobacter avium LMG 24591 genomic DNA carries:
- a CDS encoding DegT/DnrJ/EryC1/StrS family aminotransferase — MIKFLDLKKINDRFNKDFEAKFKELLASGWYLLGEENKSFEQNFAKYCGVKNCVGVANGLDALRLIIKAFDFEKDSEIIVPANTYIASILAITDNNCKPVLVEPDINTYNINPKLIEEKITSKTKAIMVVHLYGQAVNMDEIIKIAQKYKLKIIEDCAQAHGAFYKDKRVGSLGDVAGFSFYPGKNLGALGDGGCVTTNDDEIAAKIRALANYGSHKKYENLYKGLNSRLDELQAGILDIKLKHLDEDNEKRKNIAKFYLQEIKNKDIILPCYDDESSHVWHLFVIRTQKRDELQSYLSSKEIQTIIHYPIPPHKQACYKEFSHLSLPITEQIHKEVLSLPISPVMSIQEAEFVVKTLNEFKA, encoded by the coding sequence ATGATTAAATTTCTAGACTTAAAAAAGATTAATGATAGATTTAACAAAGACTTTGAGGCTAAATTTAAAGAGCTTTTAGCGAGTGGCTGGTATTTATTAGGCGAGGAAAACAAAAGCTTTGAGCAAAATTTTGCCAAATACTGTGGTGTTAAAAACTGCGTAGGAGTAGCAAACGGGCTTGATGCCTTAAGACTTATAATAAAGGCTTTTGACTTTGAAAAAGATAGCGAAATCATAGTCCCAGCAAACACATACATAGCCTCCATTCTAGCTATCACAGATAATAACTGCAAACCGGTTTTAGTAGAACCTGACATAAACACTTACAACATAAATCCTAAGTTAATTGAAGAAAAAATCACCTCAAAAACCAAGGCTATCATGGTGGTTCATCTTTACGGACAAGCTGTTAATATGGATGAAATCATAAAAATAGCACAAAAATATAAGCTTAAAATCATAGAAGACTGTGCCCAAGCACACGGGGCTTTTTATAAGGATAAAAGAGTTGGCTCCTTAGGTGATGTGGCTGGATTTTCCTTTTATCCGGGTAAGAATTTAGGTGCTTTAGGAGACGGCGGCTGTGTAACAACAAATGATGATGAAATTGCAGCAAAGATACGAGCTTTGGCAAATTACGGCTCGCATAAAAAATATGAAAATTTATACAAGGGACTTAATTCAAGACTTGACGAGCTTCAGGCAGGAATTTTAGATATTAAACTAAAACATTTAGATGAGGATAATGAAAAAAGAAAAAATATAGCAAAATTTTACCTACAAGAAATAAAAAATAAAGATATTATACTGCCTTGCTATGATGATGAAAGCTCGCATGTGTGGCATCTTTTTGTCATAAGAACACAAAAAAGGGATGAATTGCAAAGCTATTTAAGCTCAAAAGAAATTCAAACCATAATCCACTACCCAATCCCACCACACAAGCAAGCTTGTTATAAAGAATTTAGCCACTTATCTTTGCCTATAACAGAGCAAATTCACAAAGAAGTTTTATCGCTGCCAATCAGCCCTGTCATGAGCATACAAGAAGCTGAGTTTGTAGTAAAAACATTAAATGAATTTAAGGCCTAA
- the rfbA gene encoding glucose-1-phosphate thymidylyltransferase RfbA produces the protein MKGILLAGGSGTRLYPSTLALCKQLLPIYDKPMIYYPMSVLMLAKIRELLIISTPRDTPKFKELFKDGSWLGMKIEYKVQERPEGLAQGLILAQDFVKDDDVALILGDNIFYGQGFSHILNIAKEDAKNNFCTIFTYHVKDPRAFGVAELKSVRGGGFEVLSLEEKPEKPKSNYVATGLYFYDNDAIEIAKSIKPSARNELEITDVNKEYLRQKRLKAQILGRGFAWIDTGTHTNLLEASHFVQTIELRQGYKIACLEEIAYKNSWIDEKELIKRADELAKSGYGVYLRQILEQGF, from the coding sequence ATGAAAGGCATACTTTTAGCAGGTGGTAGCGGCACCAGGCTTTATCCTAGCACTCTTGCTTTGTGCAAACAGCTTTTACCTATATATGACAAACCCATGATTTATTATCCTATGTCTGTTTTAATGCTGGCTAAAATACGAGAACTTTTAATTATCTCAACCCCAAGAGATACTCCTAAATTTAAAGAGCTTTTTAAGGATGGCTCTTGGCTTGGCATGAAGATAGAGTACAAAGTGCAAGAAAGGCCGGAAGGTTTAGCACAAGGGCTTATACTAGCACAAGATTTTGTAAAAGATGATGATGTAGCCTTGATACTAGGTGATAATATCTTTTACGGGCAAGGTTTTAGCCATATCTTAAACATAGCCAAAGAAGATGCCAAAAATAATTTTTGCACCATATTTACCTACCATGTAAAAGATCCAAGGGCCTTTGGAGTGGCCGAACTAAAAAGCGTCAGGGGGGGGGGCTTTGAGGTTTTAAGCCTAGAGGAAAAACCCGAAAAGCCAAAAAGCAACTATGTAGCAACAGGACTTTATTTCTACGATAACGACGCCATAGAGATAGCCAAAAGTATAAAGCCAAGCGCAAGAAACGAGCTTGAAATCACTGATGTAAATAAAGAATACCTAAGACAAAAAAGACTTAAAGCCCAAATTTTAGGGCGAGGATTTGCCTGGATAGACACCGGCACACATACGAATTTACTCGAAGCTTCACATTTTGTCCAAACCATAGAGCTAAGACAAGGATACAAAATAGCTTGTTTAGAAGAAATAGCTTATAAAAATTCTTGGATAGATGAAAAAGAGCTTATTAAAAGAGCTGATGAGCTAGCTAAGAGTGGATACGGTGTATATCTTAGACAAATTTTAGAACAGGGCTTTTGA
- a CDS encoding acyltransferase — MKKILRKISTKLHKLKIYYYKHILSNYKLNSKCKINMPTLFNTFKGSNIQIADDVILGFFPSPYFYDSYNHIDIRHGGGCYIKSKTVINNNFCLIANKCDIVIEENCFIGTNFKALNSDFHGLLVKDRNNEQAIKNADINIGKNCFIGDNVTVLKGVSLGQNCVVAAGSVVTKSFAKNSLIAGNPAKFIKEIENEV; from the coding sequence ATGAAAAAAATACTAAGAAAAATAAGCACAAAGCTTCACAAATTAAAGATTTACTACTATAAACACATACTATCAAATTATAAGCTTAACTCAAAATGCAAAATTAACATGCCAACACTGTTTAACACCTTTAAAGGTTCTAATATACAAATAGCTGATGATGTGATTTTGGGCTTTTTTCCATCGCCTTATTTTTACGATTCTTATAACCATATAGATATTAGGCATGGGGGGGGGTGTTACATAAAATCAAAAACTGTGATTAATAATAATTTTTGCCTTATTGCTAATAAATGCGACATAGTCATAGAAGAAAACTGTTTTATAGGTACAAATTTTAAGGCTTTAAATTCTGATTTTCATGGACTTTTGGTAAAGGATAGAAATAATGAACAAGCCATTAAAAACGCTGATATAAACATAGGCAAAAACTGTTTTATAGGTGATAATGTAACTGTTTTAAAAGGCGTAAGCTTAGGGCAAAACTGTGTAGTGGCTGCAGGCTCTGTTGTTACAAAATCTTTTGCCAAAAACTCCCTCATAGCTGGTAATCCAGCTAAATTTATAAAAGAGATAGAAAATGAAGTATAA
- a CDS encoding thiazole synthase encodes MDSLKLGKYEFKSRFILGSGKYSLKLIEAAVNEGEAEILTLALRRANTGKVENILDYIPKNVTLLPNTSGARTAEEALRIARLARELCQTQLIKIEVIRDSKYLLPDNYETVKAVELLVKDGFTALPYMSADLYAARAMRDAGAAAIMPLAAPIGTNKGLCAKEFIQILLNEIDLPIIVDAGIGTPAQACEAMQMGVSACMINTAIAEADDVALMAKAFNLAIKAGREAFLAGLAPTNELARASSPLTGFLDE; translated from the coding sequence ATGGATAGCTTAAAACTTGGAAAATATGAGTTTAAATCTCGCTTCATACTAGGCTCTGGCAAATACTCTTTAAAGCTCATAGAAGCTGCGGTAAATGAGGGCGAGGCTGAAATTTTAACCCTTGCGCTAAGAAGGGCAAACACAGGCAAGGTAGAAAATATACTTGATTACATACCAAAAAATGTTACGCTTTTACCGAATACCTCAGGAGCAAGGACTGCTGAGGAGGCGCTAAGGATAGCAAGACTAGCAAGAGAGCTTTGTCAAACTCAGCTTATAAAGATAGAAGTGATACGAGATAGCAAGTATTTGCTACCTGATAACTACGAAACTGTAAAAGCTGTGGAACTCCTTGTAAAAGACGGCTTTACTGCTTTGCCTTATATGAGTGCTGATTTATATGCAGCTAGGGCTATGAGGGATGCGGGCGCTGCTGCTATAATGCCACTTGCCGCACCAATAGGCACTAATAAAGGACTTTGTGCTAAAGAATTTATACAAATTTTGCTTAATGAAATAGACTTGCCAATCATCGTTGATGCTGGTATAGGCACACCTGCTCAAGCCTGTGAAGCTATGCAAATGGGAGTTAGTGCTTGTATGATAAATACAGCCATTGCAGAGGCTGATGATGTAGCCTTAATGGCTAAGGCTTTTAATTTAGCTATAAAAGCAGGACGAGAAGCCTTTTTAGCAGGATTAGCTCCTACAAATGAGCTTGCAAGGGCTAGTTCGCCATTAACCGGCTTTTTAGATGAATGA
- the thiS gene encoding sulfur carrier protein ThiS: protein MIINGEKIELKELKFMDYIKEKNLKMEFIALELNGEVISRDKFETLLLKENDKAEIVSFVGGG from the coding sequence ATGATTATCAATGGAGAAAAAATTGAGCTTAAAGAGCTTAAATTTATGGATTATATAAAAGAAAAAAATTTAAAAATGGAATTTATAGCTTTAGAACTAAACGGAGAAGTCATTTCAAGAGATAAGTTTGAAACCTTGCTTTTAAAAGAAAACGATAAAGCCGAAATCGTAAGCTTTGTAGGCGGTGGTTGA
- a CDS encoding sugar 3,4-ketoisomerase, which produces MQYKLLKMEINKDKRGSLIALENLKTVPFEIKRVYYIYDTKPDVDRGGHAHTNLEQILIMMDGACEVLLDNGKEKKSIILNRPDVGLYIGKNMWREMKNFSYGAKLLVLASDFYDEKEYIRSYDEFLRAVK; this is translated from the coding sequence ATGCAATATAAACTCTTAAAAATGGAAATTAATAAAGATAAAAGAGGTTCTTTAATAGCACTAGAAAATTTAAAAACAGTGCCTTTTGAGATAAAACGAGTTTATTATATCTATGATACTAAGCCCGATGTTGATAGAGGAGGACATGCTCATACAAATTTGGAGCAAATTTTGATAATGATGGACGGTGCTTGTGAGGTGCTTTTAGATAATGGCAAAGAAAAGAAAAGCATTATTTTAAACCGCCCTGATGTAGGGCTTTACATAGGAAAAAATATGTGGAGAGAGATGAAAAATTTTTCTTACGGAGCAAAGCTTTTGGTTTTAGCAAGTGATTTTTATGACGAGAAAGAGTATATTAGATCTTATGATGAGTTTTTAAGGGCTGTAAAATGA
- a CDS encoding GNAT family N-acetyltransferase: protein MILVKKNINLRLVSLDDAEFIVKLRSDERKNKYLNKADINTEKQKEWLKLYKEREKLRQEFYFVIEAKDETKLGLVRLYDFKGDSFCWGSFIIVDEAPFYVAIETVLAVYDFAFYELNFKQSHFDVRKQNKQVVDFHKRFGALIVGEDEQNYYFNISLKEYEKNKKRYERFI from the coding sequence ATGATACTGGTCAAAAAGAATATAAATTTAAGGTTAGTATCTTTAGATGATGCTGAATTTATAGTAAAACTTAGGAGTGATGAAAGAAAAAATAAATATCTAAACAAGGCAGATATAAACACAGAAAAACAAAAAGAATGGCTAAAACTCTACAAAGAAAGAGAAAAGCTAAGACAGGAATTTTACTTTGTAATAGAAGCTAAAGATGAGACAAAACTAGGGCTTGTAAGGCTGTATGATTTTAAGGGAGATTCTTTTTGCTGGGGTTCTTTTATCATAGTTGATGAGGCGCCGTTTTATGTGGCTATAGAAACTGTCTTGGCTGTGTATGATTTTGCTTTTTATGAGCTAAATTTCAAGCAAAGTCATTTTGATGTGAGAAAACAAAACAAACAAGTTGTTGATTTTCACAAAAGATTTGGCGCTTTAATCGTAGGAGAAGATGAACAAAATTATTATTTTAATATAAGTTTAAAAGAATACGAAAAAAATAAAAAAAGATATGAGAGATTTATCTAA
- the thiF gene encoding thiamine biosynthesis protein ThiF, giving the protein MKIKFNGRDFDTKLKNSLDFFQTVSKDESDVFIVNGFATKENIELKEGDELFCISKKTMPNKDELKAMMRARHTPKLYDSLEKASVAVCGLGGLGSHIAIMLARSGIGTLHLIDFDTVEPSNLNRQAYNVDDLGKFKTEALKEQISKINPFIKININTIKIEKENIKELFINDDIVCEAFDNAYYKAMLAQNFHLFFKDKILISASGLAGYGASNLIKTRQIAKNFFVCGDLVSAAEVGRGLIAPRVSICAAHQANLVLELLANKEYKDC; this is encoded by the coding sequence ATGAAGATCAAATTTAATGGCAGGGATTTTGATACAAAGCTTAAAAATAGCTTAGATTTTTTTCAAACTGTAAGCAAAGATGAAAGCGATGTTTTTATAGTAAATGGCTTTGCCACAAAAGAAAACATAGAGCTTAAAGAAGGAGATGAGCTTTTTTGCATAAGCAAAAAAACAATGCCAAATAAAGACGAACTAAAAGCTATGATGAGAGCTAGACACACACCAAAGCTTTATGACAGCCTTGAAAAAGCCTCTGTTGCTGTGTGTGGGCTTGGCGGACTTGGTTCGCACATAGCTATAATGCTTGCAAGAAGTGGGATTGGGACACTTCATTTGATAGATTTTGACACTGTTGAACCTAGCAATCTAAACCGACAAGCTTACAATGTAGATGATTTGGGTAAATTTAAAACAGAGGCTTTAAAAGAGCAAATTTCAAAAATAAATCCTTTCATAAAAATAAACATAAACACCATTAAAATAGAAAAAGAAAATATAAAAGAGCTTTTTATAAACGATGATATAGTCTGCGAAGCCTTTGATAATGCTTATTATAAAGCGATGTTAGCACAAAATTTTCACCTCTTTTTTAAGGATAAAATTTTAATATCTGCTTCAGGTTTAGCAGGATACGGTGCTTCAAATTTGATAAAAACAAGGCAAATTGCTAAAAATTTCTTTGTCTGCGGAGACTTAGTAAGTGCGGCTGAGGTCGGTAGAGGGCTAATAGCTCCTAGAGTAAGCATTTGTGCTGCACATCAGGCAAATTTGGTGCTTGAACTACTTGCAAATAAAGAATACAAGGATTGTTAA
- a CDS encoding acyltransferase — translation MIHSLADVQSKDIGKYTKIWQFCVVLPGAVIGKNCNICSHCFIENDVVIGNNVTVKNGVYLYDGIQIEDNVFIGPNVSFTNDKYPRSKQYPDNFAKIIIKKGASIGANATILPGITIGENAMIAAGAIVTKDVPDNTKFISKNTAVSTELNGGLSPKPFLRKAA, via the coding sequence ATGATACACAGCCTAGCAGATGTACAAAGTAAAGATATAGGCAAATATACTAAAATTTGGCAATTTTGTGTGGTATTGCCCGGTGCTGTTATTGGCAAAAACTGCAACATTTGTTCTCATTGCTTTATTGAAAATGATGTTGTGATAGGAAATAATGTAACGGTAAAAAACGGGGTTTATCTTTATGATGGCATACAGATAGAAGACAATGTTTTTATAGGACCAAATGTAAGCTTTACTAATGATAAATACCCTCGCTCAAAACAGTATCCAGATAATTTTGCAAAAATAATTATAAAAAAAGGCGCTAGCATAGGTGCAAATGCCACCATACTGCCGGGCATTACTATAGGAGAAAATGCTATGATAGCAGCAGGAGCTATAGTTACAAAAGATGTGCCGGATAATACTAAATTTATTAGTAAAAATACGGCCGTAAGCACTGAGTTAAACGGGGGATTAAGTCCTAAGCCTTTCTTAAGAAAGGCTGCTTGA
- the rfbB gene encoding dTDP-glucose 4,6-dehydratase, translating into MNNILVSGGAGFIGSNFIEFYLENNKQDKIINLDLLNYAGSLENTASFSDNENYTFIKGDICDEVLVKNILKDYNINIIVNFAAQSHVDNSIKNPYVFIQTNINGTFNLLHNAYNFWFESPFKIKKAYQKHLFYHISTDEVFGTLGESGYFSEDSPYAPNSPYSASKASSDMLVRAYHHTYGLKAVISNCSNNYGEKQHDEKLIPTIIRKALKGENIPIYGDGKNVRDWLYVKDHCKAIFEILKYGLSENFGFDTFNIGTNEEYKNIDLALKICEILDEIKAKEKSYKEQITFVQDRFGHDKRYAIDASKIKRILNFKPSKSFDENLLHTVKYYIQRYEAV; encoded by the coding sequence ATGAATAATATACTTGTAAGCGGTGGTGCGGGCTTTATAGGAAGTAATTTTATAGAATTTTATCTAGAAAACAACAAACAAGATAAGATAATAAATTTAGATTTACTAAACTACGCAGGTTCTCTTGAAAACACGGCCTCATTTTCTGATAATGAAAATTACACTTTTATAAAAGGAGATATTTGCGATGAGGTTTTGGTAAAAAACATCCTCAAGGATTATAATATCAACATCATTGTAAATTTCGCGGCACAGTCTCATGTTGATAACTCCATAAAAAACCCATATGTATTTATCCAAACAAACATAAATGGCACCTTCAACCTTTTACATAATGCTTATAATTTTTGGTTTGAAAGTCCTTTTAAGATAAAAAAAGCTTACCAAAAACATCTTTTTTATCACATTAGCACCGATGAGGTATTTGGAACGCTTGGCGAGAGCGGATATTTTAGCGAGGATAGTCCTTATGCACCAAATTCGCCCTACTCTGCTTCAAAGGCTAGTAGCGATATGCTAGTCAGAGCTTATCATCACACTTACGGACTTAAGGCTGTTATTTCAAATTGTTCTAACAACTACGGAGAAAAACAACATGATGAAAAGCTTATACCAACAATCATAAGAAAGGCACTAAAGGGCGAAAATATACCAATTTATGGAGACGGTAAAAATGTAAGAGATTGGCTTTATGTGAAGGATCATTGCAAGGCTATATTTGAAATTTTAAAATACGGCCTAAGTGAAAATTTTGGCTTTGACACCTTTAACATAGGCACAAATGAGGAATATAAAAATATAGACTTGGCCTTAAAAATTTGTGAAATTTTAGATGAGATAAAGGCAAAAGAAAAAAGTTATAAGGAGCAAATAACTTTCGTGCAAGATAGATTTGGGCACGATAAAAGATACGCAATAGACGCAAGTAAGATAAAAAGAATATTAAATTTCAAGCCCTCAAAAAGCTTTGATGAAAATCTTTTACACACAGTAAAATACTACATACAAAGGTACGAGGCTGTATGA
- a CDS encoding sugar 3,4-ketoisomerase, translated as MKYKVINLDTYNDKNSSLVVVESFKKCPFDIKRIFYIFDVPKGEIRGQHANLNSQFFFIALNGSCEIKIDDGKKQVLVKLNKANEGLFLDKMLWKEMFNFSKDCILLVLSNTYYDKNEYVYDYEKYLEFTRGGGL; from the coding sequence ATGAAGTATAAAGTAATAAATTTAGATACTTATAATGATAAAAACTCATCCCTTGTGGTTGTAGAATCCTTTAAAAAATGCCCTTTCGATATAAAGAGAATTTTTTATATCTTTGATGTGCCAAAGGGAGAGATAAGAGGACAGCACGCAAATTTAAATTCTCAGTTTTTTTTCATTGCCTTAAATGGAAGCTGTGAAATCAAGATAGATGACGGTAAAAAGCAAGTTCTTGTAAAACTTAACAAGGCAAACGAGGGTTTATTTTTAGATAAGATGTTATGGAAAGAGATGTTTAACTTTTCCAAAGACTGTATTTTGCTTGTTTTATCAAATACATACTATGATAAAAATGAATATGTGTATGATTATGAAAAATACCTTGAATTTACACGGGGGGGGGGGTTGTAA
- a CDS encoding glycosyltransferase family 2 protein: protein MKISILMPCYNSHAFLEKSISSVIRQDYKDWELICVDDCSSDDTFELLQEYAKQDKRIKIFKSEKNGGCASPALNLALKQSEGDFIFLLGHDDEISTDCLKGLVEAYYERGGGIDVIIPDTIFIRDGIKIGSICGIKYDKNSKDKILTAQEAFELSLFWDISGFALFKADIVKKCGFLVDGMNGDEYSAREFFLNANKIAFSKKGQYLYNQISDSLTKKLSPRKFNIHKVFYRLEKLALERNMDKGIIKKINKERYAQLYNLSKEYVSNKHLLSKAEQELITSYLEESKNLLKYYKISFFDNIFRKEKDGFGKFIVLFNCLKIYYKKIKYV, encoded by the coding sequence ATGAAAATATCAATTTTAATGCCTTGTTATAATTCTCATGCTTTTTTAGAAAAAAGTATAAGTTCTGTTATAAGACAGGATTACAAAGATTGGGAGTTAATATGTGTTGATGATTGTTCAAGCGATGATACTTTCGAGCTTTTACAAGAATACGCCAAACAAGATAAGAGAATAAAAATTTTTAAAAGTGAGAAAAATGGCGGCTGCGCCTCACCCGCCTTAAATTTAGCACTAAAGCAAAGTGAGGGGGATTTTATTTTTTTATTAGGACATGATGATGAAATTAGCACAGATTGCTTAAAGGGACTTGTCGAAGCTTATTATGAGCGGGGGGGGGGGATTGATGTAATAATCCCTGATACTATATTTATACGCGATGGCATTAAGATAGGAAGTATCTGTGGAATAAAATATGATAAAAACAGCAAGGATAAGATATTAACTGCACAAGAAGCTTTCGAGCTTTCTTTATTTTGGGATATATCTGGTTTTGCTTTATTTAAGGCTGATATAGTTAAAAAGTGCGGATTTTTGGTGGATGGTATGAACGGTGATGAGTATTCTGCTAGAGAATTTTTTCTAAATGCAAATAAAATAGCTTTTTCTAAGAAAGGGCAATATTTATACAATCAGATATCTGATAGCTTAACTAAAAAACTTAGTCCTAGAAAATTTAATATACATAAGGTTTTTTATAGATTAGAAAAATTGGCATTAGAAAGAAATATGGATAAAGGAATAATCAAAAAAATCAACAAAGAAAGATATGCACAACTTTATAATCTAAGTAAAGAGTATGTTAGCAACAAACATTTACTGTCTAAAGCGGAGCAAGAATTGATAACTTCGTATCTTGAAGAAAGCAAGAATCTTTTAAAATATTATAAAATTTCATTTTTTGATAATATTTTTAGAAAGGAAAAAGATGGATTTGGCAAATTTATAGTTTTATTTAATTGCTTAAAAATCTATTATAAAAAGATTAAATATGTTTAA
- a CDS encoding glycosyltransferase family 2 protein — translation MKPKFSILCPSFNHEKYVGFFIQSVLEQSFDDFELIIVDDFSNDKNVEKIKEFKDERIKLIQHEYNKGINASLNTAFENSMGEFIVFSASDDMFEKDALKIYYESFKADENLLCIYPNLQNIDENNNFIKNDNEQKFGSRAELLHHIFFENNCLNSPGLCMKRTCFEKIHPLPNALCNLQDMAMNINFLIDGKILQLKERLIFYRKSTDKKSVSSNQKAKTRERLELELVLDNFLKLKDINLIEQIFKKELEQSKIKPKEYNLDFLLGMLALKSNDLNRQFWGYHKMLNFYSDKENADRLYKDFAFSFKDFLELSTLIKDEPHFKKYKKYKKFFNYSLILSSLLLVLLLLSWSLR, via the coding sequence TTGAAGCCTAAATTTTCTATACTGTGCCCGTCTTTTAATCACGAAAAATATGTAGGATTTTTCATACAAAGCGTGCTAGAACAAAGTTTTGATGACTTTGAACTCATCATAGTTGATGATTTTTCAAACGATAAGAATGTAGAAAAAATAAAAGAATTTAAAGATGAGCGTATAAAGCTTATACAACACGAATATAACAAAGGAATAAATGCTAGTTTAAATACAGCCTTTGAAAATTCTATGGGTGAATTTATAGTATTTAGCGCTAGTGATGATATGTTTGAAAAAGATGCTTTAAAGATATATTATGAAAGCTTTAAAGCGGATGAAAACTTGCTTTGCATTTATCCAAATTTACAAAATATAGATGAAAATAATAACTTTATAAAAAATGATAATGAGCAAAAATTTGGCTCGAGGGCTGAGCTTTTACATCATATTTTTTTTGAAAATAACTGCTTAAATTCTCCCGGTCTTTGCATGAAAAGAACCTGCTTTGAAAAAATACATCCTTTGCCAAATGCCCTTTGCAATCTGCAAGACATGGCTATGAATATAAATTTTTTAATAGATGGCAAGATTTTACAACTAAAAGAAAGACTAATTTTTTACAGAAAAAGCACAGATAAAAAGAGTGTAAGCTCTAATCAAAAGGCTAAAACAAGAGAAAGGCTGGAGCTAGAATTAGTTTTGGATAATTTTTTAAAATTAAAAGATATAAATTTAATAGAGCAAATTTTTAAAAAAGAATTAGAACAAAGCAAAATAAAGCCAAAAGAGTATAATTTAGACTTTCTTTTAGGAATGTTGGCTTTAAAATCTAACGATTTAAATAGGCAGTTTTGGGGATATCACAAGATGCTTAACTTTTATAGCGACAAAGAAAATGCTGATAGACTTTATAAAGATTTTGCCTTTTCTTTTAAAGATTTTTTGGAACTTAGCACCCTAATAAAAGATGAGCCTCACTTTAAAAAATATAAAAAATACAAGAAATTTTTTAACTACTCGTTAATTTTATCTTCCTTGTTGCTTGTGCTTTTACTTTTATCTTGGAGCTTAAGATGA
- the yibB gene encoding protein YibB: MTIVTAFYDIKREELDDFKRDNEKYFEYFSFWAGLKHKLIVYTSAEFKEKILNIRAKFGLENETVVITKELESFDEEGLSLMKTTFENYDQSLNRAYPDNIECKSYLYCYIMYIKPFCVCDAIKRGLCDEEIIWLDFGFNHGSDYFTNSSQFNFKLESKDSLNKEKINFFSVKDKEETSVANVYFSMQTYIMGGLLYAKKEHWDIFKEDMKEALRAFVSFNIVDDDQVMFLWILRKYPQRYSVHKTKFWFDSLLYFVPDDIAKTLSIRGVQKYKLIKAKMKEDLKKRAYLSFFKAFFSYLYFKFINKKEEKLC; this comes from the coding sequence ATGACCATAGTTACAGCATTTTACGATATAAAAAGAGAAGAGCTTGATGATTTTAAAAGGGATAATGAGAAGTATTTTGAGTATTTTAGCTTTTGGGCCGGGCTTAAACACAAACTTATAGTATATACAAGCGCCGAATTTAAGGAAAAGATTTTAAACATAAGAGCTAAATTTGGCCTTGAAAATGAAACTGTTGTTATCACAAAAGAGCTAGAATCCTTTGATGAAGAAGGGCTAAGCTTGATGAAAACGACCTTTGAAAACTATGATCAAAGCTTAAATAGAGCCTATCCAGATAATATCGAATGTAAGTCATATCTTTACTGTTATATAATGTATATCAAGCCATTTTGCGTCTGCGACGCTATAAAAAGAGGGCTTTGCGATGAAGAAATAATTTGGCTTGATTTTGGTTTTAACCACGGTTCTGATTATTTTACAAACTCTTCACAGTTTAACTTTAAACTAGAAAGCAAAGACAGTTTAAATAAAGAAAAGATAAATTTTTTCTCAGTCAAAGACAAGGAAGAAACAAGTGTGGCTAATGTTTATTTTTCAATGCAAACTTACATAATGGGCGGACTTTTGTATGCAAAAAAAGAGCATTGGGATATCTTTAAAGAGGATATGAAAGAGGCTTTAAGAGCCTTTGTCTCATTTAATATAGTAGATGATGATCAAGTTATGTTTTTATGGATACTTAGAAAATACCCACAACGATACAGTGTGCATAAAACGAAATTTTGGTTTGATTCTTTACTTTATTTTGTGCCAGATGATATAGCAAAAACTCTAAGCATAAGAGGAGTACAAAAATATAAGCTAATCAAGGCCAAAATGAAAGAGGATTTAAAAAAAAGAGCTTATTTAAGCTTTTTTAAGGCGTTTTTTTCTTATCTTTATTTTAAATTTATAAACAAAAAAGAGGAAAAACTATGCTAA